Proteins from one Streptomyces sp. NBC_00390 genomic window:
- a CDS encoding DUF3427 domain-containing protein, producing MSGSAEANQPVAGLYEQLITLRLENQLKALSADGRWHAIDGTVGPESAPHVIARHVAETMKHVLERLPVAERVHAANHILESMNTIQGAQEWVDLVADGPRQLLAIAEQEAKGVYAIRPATPLSETALITNSPEDPSLGFELRAELATADRVDLLCAFVKWHGLRVIEESLEAAHARGVPIRVITTTYIGATERRALDKLVQKFNAEVKVNYELRSTRLHAKAWLFRRNSGYDTAYVGSSNLSKAALLDGLEWNVRLSSIATPDVLRKFEATFDSYWSESAFELYDPDRDSTRLDEALHLAGRGTSTAGQRHITLSGLEVRPYPHQRDMLERLEVERTVHDRHRNLLVAATGTGKTVMAALDFKRLRQQYGRDLRLLFVAHRQEILRQSLRTYQDVLVDANFGEELHSSIVPEEWAHLFASVQSLNAGALERFAPDHFDVVVIDEFHHGVSPTYRKIIDHFAPLELLGLTATPERMDGRNIQDEFFDGRIAAEMRLWEALENDLLSPFHYFGVTDNTDMSAITWKRGSYDATALSNLFTGNDARARLVVQAVRDKVTDPGSMRALGFCVSVAHAHFMADFFRRAGLSAAALSGETPREERKQALDALRSGELQVIFSVDLFNEGLDIPDVDTLLLLRPTSSATVFLQQLGRGLRRTEGKAVLTVLDFIGQHRKEFRFEEQFRAMTNLTRNRLLANIEHDFPQLPSGCQIILESKAKELIIDNICCQIGVNVTQLAREVGQYAEPRLSAYLRESGRELKEIYRGNGNSWTGLLRRARLLSNHALEGETALLKRVSAFLHVDDPQRVAAYTQLLEDDAPTYAELDERVQAYARMLYFSLWPLGGFASYQDGLDSLRPHHNFRDELRQVLAYNLNHTDHLPIPLLGKLADLPLTVHAAYSREEILPALGQSFIGGNTLPGYFQEGVRWCEKIQTDALFITLEKDEKDFSPQTRYRDYAMNDHLFHWESQNRTSESSPTGMRYKAHQERGTHILLFVRRYKKTDIGGPHPWMLLGPADYVDHKGSKPMGITWNLRHEIPADVLAYSAIAG from the coding sequence ATGTCGGGCTCCGCTGAAGCCAACCAGCCAGTCGCCGGCTTGTATGAGCAACTGATCACCCTGCGTCTCGAGAACCAGCTCAAGGCTCTCAGCGCTGACGGCCGGTGGCACGCTATCGACGGCACGGTGGGACCGGAGTCGGCGCCTCACGTCATCGCTCGCCACGTTGCCGAAACGATGAAGCACGTACTGGAAAGGCTTCCAGTAGCCGAACGCGTCCACGCGGCCAACCACATCCTCGAGTCGATGAACACCATCCAGGGCGCTCAAGAGTGGGTGGATCTCGTCGCAGACGGCCCTCGCCAGCTGCTCGCCATCGCCGAGCAGGAGGCGAAGGGCGTCTACGCGATCCGGCCCGCGACGCCCCTTTCCGAGACCGCGCTCATTACCAACTCCCCAGAAGACCCGAGCCTTGGCTTTGAACTGCGTGCCGAGCTCGCCACCGCCGACCGTGTAGACCTGCTCTGCGCCTTCGTGAAGTGGCACGGACTTCGCGTCATCGAGGAGTCCCTCGAAGCGGCACATGCGAGAGGCGTCCCCATACGTGTCATCACGACCACGTACATCGGCGCCACAGAGCGACGAGCCCTCGACAAGCTGGTCCAGAAGTTCAATGCCGAGGTGAAGGTCAACTACGAGTTGCGTTCCACACGTCTCCACGCAAAGGCGTGGCTCTTCCGGCGCAACAGTGGCTACGACACCGCGTACGTGGGCAGTTCCAACCTGTCGAAGGCGGCTCTGCTCGACGGCCTGGAGTGGAATGTCCGTCTCTCTTCCATCGCCACCCCCGATGTGTTGCGCAAGTTTGAGGCGACGTTCGACTCCTACTGGAGTGAGTCCGCATTCGAGCTATACGACCCCGATCGCGACTCGACTCGCCTCGACGAGGCGCTTCATCTGGCGGGCCGCGGAACCAGCACCGCAGGACAACGTCACATCACCCTCTCTGGCCTGGAGGTCCGGCCGTACCCTCACCAGCGCGACATGCTGGAACGGCTCGAGGTTGAACGCACTGTCCACGATCGGCACCGCAACCTCTTGGTAGCTGCCACGGGCACCGGCAAAACCGTCATGGCTGCCCTCGACTTCAAGCGGCTGCGCCAGCAGTACGGTCGGGACCTCCGGCTCTTGTTCGTGGCGCACCGGCAAGAGATCCTCCGGCAGTCGTTGCGCACGTACCAGGATGTGTTGGTCGACGCCAACTTCGGCGAGGAGTTGCACAGCAGCATCGTGCCGGAAGAGTGGGCGCACCTGTTCGCGAGCGTCCAGTCCCTCAACGCCGGTGCTCTGGAGCGCTTCGCACCCGACCACTTCGATGTTGTTGTCATCGATGAGTTCCATCATGGCGTGTCCCCGACGTACCGAAAGATCATTGATCACTTCGCCCCGCTCGAGCTCCTCGGCCTGACGGCCACCCCGGAGCGGATGGATGGCCGCAACATCCAGGACGAGTTCTTCGACGGACGCATCGCGGCTGAAATGCGTCTGTGGGAGGCTCTCGAGAACGATCTCTTGAGCCCCTTCCACTACTTCGGCGTCACGGACAACACCGATATGAGCGCGATCACCTGGAAGCGCGGCTCCTACGACGCTACGGCGCTGAGTAACCTCTTCACCGGGAATGACGCCCGCGCTCGTCTCGTGGTGCAAGCAGTCAGGGACAAGGTGACCGACCCTGGCTCCATGCGCGCCCTCGGCTTTTGCGTCTCCGTCGCGCACGCGCACTTCATGGCTGACTTCTTCCGTCGCGCCGGCCTGAGCGCCGCCGCCCTGTCTGGTGAGACACCGCGAGAGGAACGTAAGCAAGCGCTCGATGCGCTCAGGTCCGGTGAGTTGCAGGTCATCTTCTCGGTCGATCTATTCAATGAGGGACTGGACATCCCTGACGTCGACACGCTTCTACTGCTTCGCCCGACGTCGAGCGCGACCGTCTTCCTTCAACAGCTCGGTCGTGGGCTTCGACGGACCGAGGGCAAGGCGGTGCTCACGGTCTTGGACTTCATCGGTCAGCACCGCAAGGAGTTCCGCTTCGAGGAGCAGTTCCGGGCGATGACCAACCTGACCCGCAACCGTCTACTCGCCAACATCGAGCATGACTTCCCTCAGCTGCCGTCTGGCTGCCAGATCATCCTTGAGTCCAAGGCCAAGGAACTGATCATCGACAACATTTGCTGCCAGATCGGAGTCAACGTCACTCAGCTCGCGCGAGAAGTCGGGCAGTACGCCGAACCCAGGCTGTCGGCGTACTTGAGGGAGAGCGGACGCGAGCTCAAGGAGATCTACCGAGGCAACGGGAACTCGTGGACTGGGCTCCTCCGCAGAGCACGTCTGCTCTCCAACCACGCCCTCGAAGGCGAAACCGCGCTCCTCAAGCGAGTTTCAGCGTTCCTTCACGTCGACGATCCCCAGCGAGTCGCCGCGTACACCCAGCTCCTTGAGGATGACGCACCCACCTACGCCGAGTTGGACGAACGAGTCCAGGCGTACGCGCGCATGCTCTACTTCTCGCTCTGGCCGCTTGGAGGCTTCGCCTCGTACCAGGACGGGCTGGACTCACTCCGCCCGCACCACAACTTCCGAGACGAGCTGCGACAAGTCCTGGCTTACAACCTCAACCACACAGATCACCTCCCGATCCCGCTGCTTGGCAAACTCGCCGACCTGCCCCTTACGGTCCACGCCGCCTACAGCCGCGAGGAGATCCTTCCCGCGCTGGGCCAGTCCTTCATCGGTGGCAACACTCTGCCGGGCTATTTCCAGGAGGGTGTGAGGTGGTGCGAAAAAATTCAGACCGACGCGCTGTTCATCACCCTGGAGAAGGACGAGAAGGACTTCTCGCCCCAAACGCGATACCGGGACTACGCGATGAATGACCACCTTTTCCACTGGGAGTCTCAAAACCGAACGTCAGAGTCATCCCCAACAGGCATGCGCTATAAGGCTCACCAGGAGCGGGGGACGCACATCCTCCTGTTCGTCCGCCGTTACAAGAAGACGGACATCGGCGGCCCCCATCCGTGGATGCTTCTTGGGCCCGCCGACTACGTCGACCACAAGGGCAGCAAGCCGATGGGGATCACATGGAATCTGCGCCACGAGATTCCGGCGGACGTTTTGGCGTACTCCGCGATCGCCGGATAG
- a CDS encoding helix-turn-helix domain-containing protein — translation MSTDFQQAREALGVRLRELRASHPGGRLTGTQLAERLGWTQSKVSKLENGRQTATADDLTMWAEATGRPDSIGELTARLKALETHHRSWRRQLAAGHRPVQDVHNEAQANSSVLRAWESSWVVGVLQTPDYARAIFTRFTELHQSTRDIEDAVRSRMKRQEGLYDSGRRYHIIMWEAVLHARICPPSVLAAQLDRLLGVIGLDTVELGIVPLEAPVKIPPAGGFWIYDDRQVVVETWHAELWLDDTDSVSTHLKVWKTLRESAVFGADAQRVINKVRRKLE, via the coding sequence GTGAGCACAGACTTTCAGCAGGCTCGAGAGGCGCTCGGAGTGAGACTCCGGGAGTTGCGCGCGTCGCACCCCGGCGGTCGGCTCACCGGTACACAACTGGCGGAACGGCTGGGCTGGACGCAGTCGAAGGTCAGCAAGCTGGAGAACGGGCGACAGACAGCGACGGCTGACGACCTGACGATGTGGGCTGAGGCAACCGGCAGGCCAGACAGCATCGGTGAGCTGACAGCGCGCCTCAAAGCCCTGGAAACGCATCACCGGTCATGGCGACGCCAGTTGGCCGCGGGCCACCGCCCGGTCCAAGACGTCCACAACGAGGCACAGGCCAACTCGTCAGTCCTACGCGCATGGGAATCCTCTTGGGTCGTCGGCGTACTCCAGACACCCGACTACGCACGCGCGATCTTCACCCGCTTCACTGAGCTACACCAGTCCACACGGGATATCGAAGACGCCGTGCGCTCCCGGATGAAGAGGCAAGAGGGGTTGTACGACTCGGGCAGGCGCTACCACATCATCATGTGGGAGGCCGTCCTCCACGCGCGGATCTGTCCGCCCTCCGTACTCGCTGCTCAGCTTGATCGCCTGCTAGGCGTGATCGGCCTCGACACCGTAGAGCTCGGAATCGTTCCCCTCGAGGCGCCTGTGAAGATCCCACCCGCTGGCGGCTTCTGGATCTACGACGACCGCCAGGTGGTCGTAGAGACCTGGCATGCGGAACTCTGGCTGGACGACACAGACAGCGTTTCCACCCACCTCAAGGTCTGGAAAACCCTCCGCGAGTCTGCCGTATTCGGGGCCGACGCTCAGCGAGTGATCAACAAGGTCCGCCGAAAACTGGAGTGA
- a CDS encoding DUF6879 family protein, protein MARRLRFNGTGSGEGGCPAVHEDLDSREIIVHGTPLTDPEDIAQLRHLSPGEVPIVVPRELLVDFGPKEVNRVPRIIDLDAFGKLFENFQHTAWRLETRTRYASDEATDTYAQFLRGERPAWDMDTAWSNTIRQKTAQGARVERVRVVDSPATTGQRYLMAHARKNAALGEDVHNLWRADAERLRLPSEDFWIFDSRIVVLLNFDDADDLVDVELITEPAEVNRYAQVRDAAWHHSVPYEVFAADLAPSE, encoded by the coding sequence ATGGCACGCAGGTTGCGCTTCAATGGCACGGGGTCGGGCGAGGGCGGCTGCCCGGCGGTCCATGAGGATCTGGACAGCCGAGAGATCATCGTTCACGGAACACCACTCACCGATCCCGAAGACATCGCCCAGCTTCGGCACCTCTCACCGGGTGAGGTGCCCATCGTGGTTCCACGCGAACTGCTGGTGGACTTCGGCCCAAAGGAGGTCAACCGCGTGCCGCGCATCATCGACTTAGACGCGTTCGGGAAGCTCTTCGAGAACTTCCAGCACACAGCATGGCGGCTGGAAACCCGGACCCGCTACGCCTCCGACGAGGCCACCGACACCTACGCCCAGTTCCTCCGGGGTGAGCGCCCGGCATGGGACATGGATACGGCGTGGAGCAACACCATTCGCCAGAAGACCGCGCAGGGTGCACGAGTTGAGCGCGTACGCGTCGTCGACAGCCCGGCGACCACAGGACAGCGCTACCTCATGGCGCACGCCCGAAAGAACGCCGCGCTCGGAGAAGACGTGCACAACCTCTGGCGCGCCGATGCGGAGAGGCTCCGCCTTCCCTCCGAAGACTTCTGGATCTTCGACTCCCGGATCGTCGTTCTCCTCAACTTTGATGACGCCGACGACCTGGTTGACGTCGAGTTGATCACTGAGCCAGCCGAGGTCAATCGCTATGCCCAGGTGCGCGACGCCGCGTGGCATCACTCAGTGCCGTACGAAGTGTTCGCGGCAGACCTGGCCCCAAGCGAGTAG